From the Branchiostoma floridae strain S238N-H82 unplaced genomic scaffold, Bfl_VNyyK Sc7u5tJ_1578, whole genome shotgun sequence genome, the window TCAATATCCGTATTTGCAAACATCTGACTGTGAGCAAGCTtcttacatttttctgcatagtTGAGACGACGTTGTATCACTTGCTTCTCTTCCTCATTGGTGTAGTGTCTTGAGAGTTCTTTGTACAACGCACATGCCTTTTTAAAGTTCTCTGCCTTATGTTTCTTCGTCTTTGCTTTGTGGAGGTACAAATCACCAAGACTTTTTAACGCCTCTGACTCTAAAATCTCGTCTTCACTACTGATAGCGTCAATCAACTTCTTCATGTATCCCTTCTCTACAACATCCAGATCAGAACCAGCTCTGAAGCTCTGGTCCAACTCACGGAGTTTCTCCGCGACTGTTGCCATTTTCGTCTTTGCCTTCCGCATTTTTGTCCAAAAGCCAACATTACATAGTTAGCAGGAAAATAGCTAACGCTTGATGATTGTGTGATCTCAAAGGGAACATTTTCGGCCGGGACACGGCCGAGGTTCTTACGATCACTGCGCGAATTTTAGGGATCGGCCGGTGTTCGCAGATCCCCGAGCCTCGTTCAATGTGGCATGATTTCCATGCAACCGGGAAGATTTTAGGCGAAAATTACGTTCAATTCTCTGGCGAATTTGAGATTCAGTGAACCTCTGGCGATCAATAGATTAGACTGAAGATCGTGGACAGTCTCGGAAGCAGGCGTGATGACGTAATACCGCACGGTTTGATTCGCTCAGAACTGGGTTCTGCTTTCCCAATATGTGGAAGGTGAACTTTAGTGTTGTGTTCTCAAATAGACTTATTGTGCCTCTGTAAAAATAAAGTTGACAGTGAAGTTCTGATGAGACAGTGTCGAATTAATCGTCCAAGGAAGCCCTCTTGATGCCCTGTTCTTAGACCTAAAGAAGAACGAAAATATCATTTGCTTCGATATCTGTCATTTATGATTTCTAAATCTTTACCACATCAGtggatatagatagatagatagatagatagatagatagatagatagatagatagatagatagatagatagatagatagatagatagatagatagatagatagatagatagatagatagatagatagatagagatagagatagatagatatatacatTAGCGTGGCCTTTGGATTATAAAAAGTTCAAAATGCACCTGCAAATTTTCCGACCCGGTAGTACGTTGGTTTAGTccattgacctctgacccgaaGCTCACCTGTCGTGGAATCCCCCCATGACGTAACCTTAGCGGTTTTAGAAACACCCCGATGCACTTTGCACCTATATTTGACATTTTACAATCAACTATCAAACGTATGTAAGGAAAtaagcaccataggtaaaagggcCACCAAATGTTTAGAGTCACAGACAAGGTTTGACAAGATTCCAATAACTTCGACGTAAAACCCGGAAGTTAGTTgtaaaatgcacacacacacacacatacacaaacactcacacactaCTCATCTGATTGGTTTGTATCAACTGTTTTCCATAAACTTCAACGTTGAAGTCTCAAGGTGTAACACATCGCCAGCAGTTTTGGTAGCGTAATTAACGTAATTAAGGTTAAGATGTGGCCTCTATGTTTTGGCGTACCTGACGACACACCGTCAGCAGTACACACCTGTTTGTACACCTGTCTTGCATGGTCTGCGTTGTTCTCGTTGCTGTTGAAAGTGGATAGCGGATACGCAAGCTCTTGTGTGTAGAAAAACGCCCTTTGAGTTTGATTGGACGTCACAAAGTGGATGTTTACCTGCGCCTGGCACCAGGGAAACCGGAAGTCTGCAGGTGTGGTCGCACTTTATAAATAGTGCCGCGAGGGGGCGTCTGGGAAGGGGGATTCCACTGGGAGGGTCCATTAAGAAAAGGGTAGGGGCGTTGCCTTGTTTTTTTTAGGCATGGATACTGTTACATTTCAACACCAtctatgtatgtttgtaatgCTCGGTCACGAGCGAATCCCGATGTATGTTTCTGTAGATACATATTGATACATTTATATATGGCACGTGTGCTTCAGCAGGCATATCAtatgtgtgtactgtgtgtttgtgtagtgtgtgtgtgtgactgtgtgtgtgtgtgacctaTATGGTATGTGTGCCCGCGTGCGTATGTGTGCCTGTATGTGTCACAGTGTCTgcgtaaagccccggtcacaaagcgcgtacgattccttgcgattccttccgatgctcaggataatcgcagtgcgacgtaagtcggaagaaaatcggaagcaatggtttaagtatataaagccgtggtcacatactcgcgtagtggatcgtacgatgaggtcataagaccgtgcctgtgtcaatcgcagtgTATCATAGAAATCNNNNNNNNNNNNNNNNNNNNNNNNNNNNNNNNNNNNNNNNNNNNNNNNNNNNNNNNNNNNNNNNNNNNNNNNNNNNNNNNNNNNNNNNNNNNNNNNNNNNCGAAAATAGAGCTGacatggattttgaacatgttcaaaatttcgctatcgtcgtaaggttttatttgcccccatagcagagttcattacggcaatttttgtctactgatgaggttatagatttatgattttttagtatgttgtgatggtttcagttttacctgatattgtcgatattgacgaaaaggggaaatatatcagtcgcaactgccacagtcgcaaccagagaacagcgcgtcacgcacaggtgatgcagacaatagtttgatcgcttcatgcacgtgagtttataattagatcaaatctcagctctcgtcggtcttggcactcttgggtcagtttaccataatcgtaataaccatggggacaactcgaacataaaggccggctctatgagtcggaaatatatatgatataatgtttatcatttgatttttgtatgatggcatctttttgttgatagcatatcatgatatgatcttcgaaagagcctgacacgtagagccggcaagcaggccgagataaccataccagtactcacgcttgatttgaacttttgcttgtaatattgttgtcatggtcttttttaatttatttttacagttaaagatattataggaaggtatttaacagctacgtccacatgtttgttggttaaagaagcacaaaagcggtcagacggctatacagaagagacacaagtgaaaaatcgtgcgacgctggaaaaattttgaacaccatccgatgcgttgcgatggcttgcgatgcttacgattttgttgcgatgtactgcgctcatcgtacgatatgcggaatagtccatcgcaaggaatcgtacgcgctttgtgaccggggcttaaagtAGAAAGTACGATATATTCATTacaggtactgtacatgtgtgcctaCATTAGCACGTATATAGGAAAGACGCCACGCAGAGTTCATGCTTCACGTTTCTTTAATCTTATTGCTTGACCTCATTTCGCAATCTTAAATAGCAGCAAAGCTAACGAAAGCCGGCTGGTGGCGTTACTACATACACCAGTCTAGTTTCATTCTGTAGATTTACTTCATACCGATAAGTTGATTTTCGGCAGTTCAGAAGTTCACTAATAAAGTGTTTTAGTTTCATTTACATCATGCGTTGCTATTTATAGTCTGAACAAGTGAATCTACACCAGAGATCGCCCCTCTACTTAAAGTTTGAATATTTCTTTACTGTAATAACTATTGCACAGCGGTGGTAACATAAGCGTTCAAACAGGCTCGTTGGAAACCGAATATCAATTTTCTGCTGTCTACGGGTCCTTCTTGCAGATGAAGGCCTTCTTCTGACatattgtgtgcatgtgtgtaagACCATCGCGCCTCTGTATACCTGTGGTTTGGTGCTACCAGTTTCATATGTTAGGACTTTCTACGAACTAAACATTAAAGATTAAGTGTGTGAACAGGCTATTGCTGGTCATTGTTATTATAGCAGGGCACGTGGTTGCCCACGGCAGACCTTACTTCTTACTTCCTTAGCTCTCAGATAATTTTCGTTACAATACTGTTAAACTACTGTACAGCGAGATAATATGTATAACATTCCAAGCAAGCTCGTTGAAAACGAGCTCGTTTTGCCGTCTACGGGTCCTTCTTGCAGATGAAGGCCTTTTTCTGCCCACAGCCGGTGACGGCCCACTTGTAACCGCTCTCCTTCCGGGCGTACACGCACGCCTGGTCGTCATTGTCGGCAGGGTTCCCCCAGTCGGTGAAGTCTCCCACGCCGAGCGCATCCCCGTTAGACCAGGCCCAGGTACGGGAGGTGTTTTCGTCGGTCAGGCCGACCCAGAAACTCTTCAGAGGCTGCCTAAAAACGGATGAAAACATCGTTATTGTAACACTTACTCTAAACAATCTTCGGCCGGGTTCCCCCAGAAGGTGAAGTCTTCAGCGTCCAGGGCATCTCCGTTAGACCAGGCCCAGGTACGGGGCGTGTTCTCGTCGGTCAGGCTGACCCAGAAACTTTTCAAAGGCTGCCTGGAACATGTGTTAGACATTTGATTAGTATAGTATACTCTCGAACACATTGTCGACAGGGTCGCCCCCACCGAGCGCGTGTCCGTTAGACCAGGCCCAGGTACGAGAGGTGTTTTCGTCGGTAAGGCCAACCCAGAAACTCTTCAGAGTATAGAACACGTGGATTGAAAAGCAGATATTCTAGCATATTCATATACATGGACTGAGCCGTTGTCGCCCGGTTAACTCTGTAATATCTTCAACCCCGAGCGCGTCTCCGTTAACGTTAGACCAGGCCAAGCTCCGAAACGTGTTCTTGTCGGTACGGCCGACCAAGAAACGTTTTAGAGGCTGCCTGAAAGACATTGGATCGAAACGTGATTTTACTGATGGTAGCTTACACCATAAACAATTTTAGGGCGGGTTCCCTCAGTCGTTGAATTCACCATAGACCATACATTGGACCAAGATCTGTTCTGGTCGGTAAGGCCGACACAGAAACTCTTCAGAGAAAACTGAAAACTGTATGAAGAAAAACGTCTTAAAAGCCAAACCACCTACTTGCTCAGCAGCTGCTTCAGACGGAACACCTCGGTGGGGTTCCTCATCATGTACAGCTGCGCCCCCTGGCGGCTGCAGAAGCGCACTGCTTCCGGGTAGCTGCCCCCAGGGAAAAACCCGTAACACTTCCCGTCAAACCCCTTGTACCGGCCGGGACACGCTGAGGACAGGGGGGCAGAGTAGTGTATTATAATTTTGAAGTACTATTCAATCGATTATTGATTGGTTATTTAATCGATCATTTGGGTAATAGATGGAGGAGGAACGGAAATTGGTAAGTACAAGTAAATTTATTGATTGATCGCTTCATTCATCTATGTATTGATATCATCTATATTGATTATTACAGTTATGAGAATCGCAACGacacgattgattgattgattgatcaaagACAGATTAGCTGGTGGACAatgataattacaaaactttggTGATCTTAAAATAACATGTTTAAGCCTTTACTGTAACTGAACATATTTTGTATCATAATTGATTAATcgttagtaaaaaaaaagaagaaataataCGCAAGACGCTCTTCTTTTTAACCAAGTTCTTTAGATTTAGAGAAA encodes:
- the LOC118408361 gene encoding struthiocalcin-2-like, producing MGRTFLGLGVLAMLGLLTGADAVACPGRYKGFDGKCYGFFPGGSYPEAVRFCSRQGAQLYMMRNPTEVFRLKQLLSKQPLKSFWVGLTDENTSRTWAWSNGDALGVGDFTDWGNPADNDDQACVYARKESGYKWAVTGCGQKKAFICKKDP